Below is a genomic region from Flammeovirgaceae bacterium SG7u.111.
CAGCAAAAATTGCCGAGCCCGTACCTAAAGCATACAACCCCATCACCACGAGGCCCTGACTATTAAAAATCCATACGGATGAATCTTCCGGAACTACGAAGGCTACCAAAAGGGCATAAACAGGAATACGAGCCGAGCAACTTATCAATGGAGTGACCATTATGGTGATCAACCTCTCCTTGTAATTACTGATGGTCCGGGTAGACATCACAGCTGGAATGGCACAAGCCGCTCCTGAAATGAGGGCAATTATACTTCTTCCATTCAACCCAAAGCGGCGCATAAGCCCATCGGAAAGGAACACTGCCCTCGACATATAGCCAACTTCTTCTAGCAAAGAAATAAGCAAAAACAGGATGGTGATTTGAGGAACAAAAATAATGATCCCTCCCAAACCAGCAATAATTCCATCGACCAACAGCGAGGTGAACATGCTGTCGGGCAACGTATTTTGTACCCACTCGCTTAGCGCAACTGTACCTTCGTCTATCAGGTCCATGGGTACACTAGCCCAAGCAAAAATGGCTTGGAAGACAAGGAACAACAATGCCCCAAAAATAACTGTACCTATTACTTTGTGGGTAAGTAAGGAATCAACCTTGTCGGTAAGAGAATGCTCCTCCTCACCCCTACTTTTCTTGACAGCCTCTGCTACTATCAGCTGGATTTTCTTGAAACGGTTGAGTGTCTCCGTTACCTGCGCCCTTATGCTGTTGAAGCCTGATTTTTTGGAAACCTGCTCTAAAAAACCTATTTCTTCCTCCGAAAAGCATTTTAGAGTTGTTCCATGATGGGCTGCAAGCAATGCTTTATACCGGGTAGTATAAGCAAATTTATCTTGCACCGCAGAGATTGTTTCTCCTGCTATTTCCTCTATATCTATAAAACCCGTGTTGGATTTTTTTACTTCAAGCAATTCTTGTTTTAATTCGCCAACCCCTTCTCCCGTCCTAGCGTTGATCCTCACCACTTTTATTCCCAACTGCTGCTGAATATATTCTCCATCAATAAGCATCCCGTCTTTATTAGCCACATCTAGCATATTGATAGCCAAAATAACGGGCAGCCCTAGGTCTATCACTTGGGTAAGCAAGAGGAAATGGCGTTCTAAATTGGTAGCATCTGCGGTGTAAATAACGGCATCGGGAAGTCGGTCTCCCTCAGCTTGGAAAAGCTGCTGAAGGACTATTTTCTCGTCCTCAGAATTAGGATAAAGGCTATACGCCCCAGGCAAATCAGTAATCTTAGCTTTTGCGCTGTTGGGCAGCGAGCAAGACCCAGATTTCTTATCAACGGTTACGCCAGGGAAGTTCCCTACCTGTTGGTTGAGCCCCGTAAGGCGGTTGAACAAGGATGTTTTTCCAGAATTGGGGTTGCCCACCAACACCACATCCAACTCTTTCGTCAATGGCATTCCCGAATGTGTTTGTTTTTAAGTTAGCAAAATATGAGCAGCCTCGTCTTTTCTGAGCGCAACACTACTGTTGTCCAGCTTTATATACAAAGGAGACCCTAGTGGTGCAGTGCGGATAAGCCTCAGTCTACTTCCCGGCAAAAGGCCCATTTCTATCAGTTTGGCAGCAGTGCCCTCTTCTAAAAAATCTGATACGATGCCAGATTCGCCTATTTTTAAATTTGCAGCGGATCTACTCATAGTTTATTTAGATTAATTTTAAATAAAAGCAAAACTAAACTATCTATGCCATATTATCAATAGATGAACCTATAAAATATCCCATATTTTATTCGTGGCTTGTCTGGCATTCGTTTTTAAGAATTGGAGACCTCTAGAAAAAGTGACCAAACTACTTGAGGTAGTAAATCGGGGTTTGACAAGAAGAAATAGGGGAAGGTACACCTCTCTCTTTTTGTAGTATAAAAATAAGGGAGGTGCAAAAACAATGCCCCTTTACGGTTTAAATATCTTATAAAGAAACCAAGTGTTATCCAGCTAAGATCGATTCAATAGCATCCAGTTCTTCTTGGTCAAACTGCAAGTTTTTCAATGCGGCTACACTATTGTCTAGCTGCTGCACAGAACTAGCTCCTACAAGGACAGACGTAACCCTTGGGTCTTTCAGAATCCAAGCCAGCGCCATTTGTGCCAAAGATTGCCCTCTTTCCAGCGCTATTTCATTCAGTTTTTTCACTTTTCCCAACGCCGGAGCTACTTGCTCAGGCTTCAAAAAACTCCATGACTTACTTGCTCTCGAGCCTTCGGGAATTCCATTCAGGTACTTATTGGTCAAAAGCCCTTGAGCTAGCGGAGAAAAAGGAATGCAACCTATTCCCTCTTGTTCCAAAGTATCGAGTAAGCCATCTTCCACCCACCTTTCGAACATAGAATATTTAGGTTGGTGAATCAAGCAAGGGGTACCAAGTTCTTTCAAAATTTTTGAGGCTTCGGCTGCCAGTGGCGCCGGATAATTCGAGACGCCAACATACAACGCCTTTCCCTGCCTCACAGCATGATCGAGAGCCATCATAGTCTCCTCTAGCGGCGTATCAGGGTCTGGGCGATGGTGATAAAAAATATCAACATACTCCAGCTTCATCCTTTTCAAGCTTTGATCAAGGCTTGCCAACAAGTTTTTGCGACTTCCCCATTCGCCATAAGGTCCTGGCCACATATAATAACCTGCTTTTGTCGAGATGATCATTTCATCACGATAAGGCTTTAAATCCTGCTCCATGATCTTACCAAAATTCTCCTCGGCAGATCCTGCAGGCGGACCATAATTATTGGCAAGGTCGAAATGCGTAATGCCTATATCAAAAGCCCGGCGACACATAGCCCTACCATCCTCAAAGACGTCCACCCCGCCGAAGTTATGCCAAAGCCCCAACGAAACTGCGGGAAGCCTTAAGCCCCACTTCCCACATTTCCTATAACTCATTTGCTCGTAGCGACTGTCTAATGCTTTGTAATCCATTTCTTTACAATAACTTTTTTGATTCTATTTATAGTGATATACCTATTAAAACTATACCTGTTTTCTAGTATAATAACTGGCTCGGACAAGTTAGCTATAACCAATATATTTTTGGTGAAAATCAAGATCAAAAAATACCCTATTCGAATTTCCCAACTAAATACTGTGAAATCAACACACGATCCTCTTTTTCACTTTGAGCAGCTCAGCTAAAGTTAGCTTACCCAAGGTATGAAGAGGAAGGCATAGGATTATTCGGGTAATATTTACTACTTGGGGAAGAAACAATCAGCAAGGCCGGCATGTACAACATGCATAAAAACTGGCAAAAGCGTATAAACAAAAAAAGCAAGCCGATTAATTTCGACTTGCTTTTTGCTCCCCAGCTAGGACTTGAACCTAGGACCCCCTGATTAACAGTCAGGTGCTCTAACCAGCTGAGCTACTGAGGAATAGAGCTATGTGATACAAAATATCAAAGAGCTTTGAAGCTAATTTTAATGTATCTAAAAAAGCAAGCCGATTGATTTCGACTTGCTTTTTGCTCCCCAGCTAGGACTTGAACCTAGGACCCCCTGATTAACAGTCAGGTGCTCTAACCAGCTGAGCTACTGAGGAATGCTTCGTTTGTGGGATGCAAAATTAACAGCACTTTTTATATTTCCCAATACATATCAAAAAAAAATCAATTATTTTTTATTATCACACAAAGTAAAGTGCATAAGTATATAATTTATAAATACTAAAGTCCGCTTTACTATCATGAAAAATGGGAAAAGACTGCTTAACCTATTATTGTTTTTTTGTATTTTTGAACGGTTACGCCTGCAATAGCCTTCATTTTTTAATACGAATGAAGATATATGCTGTTTTGCTTCAACTAGCAATAAAAGTATACCGAAAAATTACTTGTTAAATTTTGTACATATTATGCTATATAGGGAAATATAGTAACTGACCACAAGCCACAGCTGCCCGCTGTGGCTTTTTTTGATTCTTAGGAGAAAGGCGAAAACCTATTTTATACTTCTACTGATTTGGATCATTGTAAAACCATTTCACAATTTTTTGCCAAAATCCAGACTAAGCACAGTGCTTAGCGTTATTTTCGAAATGTTCGGAAAATATGGATTCAACTAAAGTATATCAAGTAGCCTTGGGCTTTTTGCCAGGTGTGGGGAATGTAAATTCGAAACAACTGGTGAGCTACTGCGGGTCAGCGGAAAATGTATTTAAGACACCTAGAAAACGGTTGTTGCAAATCCCAGGTGTTGGTGAGAAGTTAGTGGATACGATCTTAAAGAAAAATGTGTTAAATGCTGCCGAAGAAGAAGTTAAAAGAGCAGAGAGAGCAGGTATAAAGCTACTTTTCTATACTGACAAAAACTATCCAGAACGGATGAAAAGACATATGGACACACCACAATTGCTTTATTTTAAGGGAAACTCTAATCTTAATGCTATGAAAGTGGTAAGCGTAGTTGGAACAAGAAATTCTACCAACTATGGGCGGGAAATAGTAGAGCGGCTAATGGAAGAACTGAAAGCATTTGAAGATATTTTGGTAGTGAGCGGCTTGGCTTATGGGATTGATATCATAGCGCATAGGGAAGCTCTTAAAAACGGACTGGCTACGGTTGGGGTGATGGCCAATGGCATAGATAAATTATACCCCAGCCAACATAAAGCTACAGCTCAGCAAATGCTGGAAAATGGTGGACTTTTGACGGAAAATAAATTCGGGACTGGACCCGATGCCCCACTTTTCCCCAAGCGGAACAGGGTGATAGCCAGTATGAGCGATGCGGTGATAGTAGTAGAGGCTGCGGCAAAAGGTGGAGCACTTATCACGGCGAATATTGCCAACTCGTACGGGGTGGATGTTTTTGCCTACCCCGGAAATGTTGGGAACAGCTTTTCGGAGGGCTGTAATAGCTTGCTCAAAAGAAACCTTGCCAATGTGATAACTGGAGCAGAAGACTTAGTGTATATGCTAAACTGGGACGTAGAAAATACTGCGCCCAAAAAGACTGAAAAAAGTTTAGATGGCTTGAGCGAGGAAGAAATTGCAGTGATGAAACTTTTGCGAGAAAGTGAGATGCAGATAGACTTGCTGAGCTTTCGATCTCAGGTTTCCCTCAATAGGCTGGCTTCGGTGCTACTCAAGCTCGAATTTGATGGTTTTGTAAAATCCTTGCCCGGAAAAAAGTTTAAAGCAGTGAGCTAACAATATACCCTCCAGACTTTATTCTCCTTTTGTTGCAACTTTTTTAGCACAAAAAGACTTTTCTAAATATACATTCTACACAAATTACTTTTTGGATTGTCGAAAAGCTAAAACTGGCTGTCTAATAGGCACCAATCCAAAACTCATCTACATGTGACTTACGTAGGCATTAAAAACTATCCCATTTTGCACAAAACCCTACTTGCAAAAACTACGTCAATGTCCTTTTAATCAACTTTCTATTCAAAATTATATTTTACATCAACCCAATCTGAAAGAATATTCAATCGAATTTGAAAATTAAGTTGACCTATTAACTTTTGATAAGATTATAGATTAATAGCTATATCTCAATAAACCTTACATTTATTTTTCAAAAACCGTTAAATCCCTATGAATAAAGAAAAACTCTACGATGCTTTTGGTGAACTGCTTTACGCTACATTTAAGGTGGAGGGGGCGATCAGAGGTGAGGTTTTAGTAAAGTTAGAAGAATCTCTCGCCCACTATAACTGGGGAGCAGCTGCACTTTGGTCGTTCAACTATGAGCAAGACCATAACCGCTCTATTGAAGATGCTTTTGATAAAGCATATTACACTTTCGAAGAATTTGGTCCTAATGAAGAGTATGCCACTCTTTTCTCTCTACTTGAGAGACTCTCAAACAAAAAGCACTACATAAGCAAAAGAGGCAGAGTGATGATAGAAAAATTCAAACGCCGCTTGAATAAAAAATTCTCTGATCGCTATATACTTACTATGGCAGGTTAGCACACTAAAGCTTCCTTATAAAAACCGCCCTGTTTGGACAAGCCAAGCAGGGCGGTTTTGTATTTATAACAGCCTAAATACTGGATAACGCATATGTTCCTTTTCGTAAAAAGGCGAATGCTGATATATAAAATTGAGTTGCGCTCTTCGGCTGGCTGCAAACTCGCTATCTTCGCTTTTTTTCTTTTCAAACTCCTCTGCCATTTTTTTGTTGGTCTTGAGCAGCTCAAAAGCGATGTCTTCAAACACATAAGATGAATATCCTTCTTTTTGCTGCAAAATGGTATCAAAATAATTCCAGTTAAAAAAGGAATCCACACCTTCTGGTTCTAACGTTTCCACTATGTAGCGGTTGTTGACTTGGTTTACAGGTACTACATAATCCCCCTTGCGGAAAGTGATTGTTTGTTTTTCAGGTCGAAGCTTAACGTTGTAGTGCATAAAATGCCCCTCGTAAGGTCTTGGGTAAGATTTATACTCGTCAATAAAATAGCTTTCCACTTCAATGGCCGAATCACTTTCAAGCTGGTACATTTCTACTTCGTTAAGTTCCAGTTGTCCAATGACATTGTGCCAGCCTTGGGGAATAATGTAAGCCTGTGGAGCTGTAACTTCTACGGCTGTTTTGTATGTATCGAAGTACTTTACCTCCTTGGTAAATGGCTTCGATCTATCATAAAACAGCCTCTTTTGCCCCGGTGCAATCTTGCTTTCTATCATACTTCCCTCATAGCCTTTGAACTGCAGCATGCGAAAAGCTGAAGTATCGTTTTCCCAACTTACAGGAAATACCTTTTGCTTCGCCACCGCTTCTTTTGTTGCAGCCCTAAGTGCAATTACTTCTTTTCTATCTCTTGCCAAAACAGTTGCCAAGCCTTTTAATAACTGATAAGTTGCCTCCACTCGCTGAGGATAAGGTTTCAGCATGTGGGTTTCGCTCATAAAACCTATTGTGTTGAAAAGCGTGACGTAGCCCGAAGAATAGCGAGGCCAGTCGGGAAATTGGGTAAAACCATTGTCAGGGGTACCGCCGTGTACATTTACATAAGGAGTGATGGTAGATGAATTTTCCTCCATGTAATCAAATAAGTAAGGGACTAGCTTTTCTTCCTGATAGTCTTTAAGCACGCCGCCAAGCTTTTCCTTTTGGGTGGAAATAAGAGTCAGCGTGTATTGATAGTCCGCCCCATTGCTCACGTGGGTATCTATCATAAAATCGGGGTCTACATAATGGAACAGTTGGGCAAATGAGCGAGCATTTTTCGTATCATTTTTAATAAAATCCCTGTTGAGATCATAGTTCCTCGCATTTCCCCTGAACCCGTGCTCCTTAGGTCCAATCTGGTTGGCTCGGCTGAAGTTACCCCTGTTCAGCGCCCCTCCTATGTTGTAAAATGGAATGATAGCCAAAACCACATTTCCCATTTCTTCACCCAAAACCTTTCCTTGAGCTACGTCACGCAAGAGCATCATGGAAGCGTCTACCCCATCGGTTTCCCCAGGGTGGATGGCATTATTTATGAGCAAAAAGGCTTTTTTAGCTTTTTTGAGTTCGCCGATATCGAAGCTTTTGTCCTTGGAAAACAAGACTAAATGCAAAGGTTCTCCTGAGTCGGTCTCGCCCATTTCCAGCATTTTTATTTCGGCAAAAGCCTCGTCTAATTTTTTATAATATTCGATTCCTTGTTGGTAGGTTACGGTTTCCAGCCCTTTGCTTTTTTCAAAAACCGTTTCCCAATCAGTTTCACTTGCAGATTGGGGCGATTCGGAAGGTTGGCATTGCACGAGAATAATCATTGCCAAAAGAGGGAAAACCAAGCGGTCTAACCAGTTGAATTTCATAATTAAATTGGAGTTGGGGTTCAATAAATGGTTGTCTGCAGCGAAGATAGAAAGGATAAGGGGAATTGGGAAGTGAGAATTGATAGATGGTTTTATATATATGTAGAAATCAGCTTATTTCTACAGAAAAAAGTTTTACCTCACTCAATCTTCTTTTGCCCTCCTCTTTTTCAATTTATCACTCCTTGTACAAGTCCTACATTATTTCGCTAACTTAGCGACCGTTTTTGTAGAAAATCCAAAACAGGTTTAATAAATGAAACACATGAAAAAAGTTAGTTTTATATTTTTTAGCTTTTTGATGGTAATTGCTAGTTTAGCAAATGCTCAAAAGAAACCATCTAAAAAAGAACTTATCAAACAAGTAGCCCAAATGGAGGCACTCAATACCGCCTTACAAAACTCGCTCGATTCGATAGCTGCGCTCAAAAATGTATATCTCGATGATGAACAGCATAAAATCAGCTATTCATTTGGTGTTTCTTTGGCTTCGGGAATGGGCGAGCAAGGCTTGCTCGATTCGCTAGACGTAGATGTGATGTTCAAAGCTTTTGAAGATGTACAAGCTGGATCCCCTAAGATCACCCCTGCTGATGCCAATGCTGCCTTGGAGCAGTATATGATGAAAGTACAGATGGCAAAAGTAGAAGAGATGAAAGCAGAAGGAACTAAATTTTTAGCTGAAAATGCTAAAAAAGAAGGCGTAACTACCCTCCCTAGCGGTTTGCAATACATAATACTGGAAGAAGGCGATGGACCTATGCCCGCAGCCAGCGACAGAGTTACCACTCATTATGCAGGAAAATTGATCAACGGTAAAGAATTTGACAGCTCTTACAAAAGAGGCGAGCCAGCTACATTCCCTGTTAACGGCGTGATTTCTGGATGGACAGAAGCTTTGCAGCTGATGAAGACTGGTTCAAAATGGCGTTTGTTCATTCCATCGGAATTGGGCTATGGCGAAAGAGGAGCGGGAAGAGATATCCCTCCTTACTCTGTATTGATCTTTGAAGTAGAATTGATTTCTATAGAAGGAAAATAAACAGATAATATTTCCCTAAAAGCCCACTGGGATATATTCTAGTGGGCTTTTTTGTTATCCAATTTCATCCAAACCTATGGTTCAAACAATCGAATGGCTGGGTTATTTTATCATCCTTATCCATACAGGGTACTGGTTACTGGTCAGCTCGTTTATCTATTTTTGGTACAAAATCCCATCTTTTCAGAATACAGGAGAAGGGAATCCTATCTATTTTTCCGTGGTTATCCCCGTTAGGGACGAGGCAAAAAACATCCTAAAATTACTAGCCGACCTCCAAGTCCAAACTCACCTCAGTTTTGAGGTGATCATCATCGACGACCGATCAGAAGACGATACATTCTCCCTAGTCTCAAGTTTTATTTCCAAAGCACATTTCCCACTCCGCATAGAAACCAACCAGCTCCGCTTCCCTTCTCCTAAAAAATCTGCAATTGTTCAGGGAATTGAATTAGCCAAGGGCCAATTTATTGTTACAACCGATGGGGACTGCCGAGTTCAGGAAAGTTGGCTTGCCCACCTCAGTGAGTTTATCCAACAAAAACAGGCAAAACTTGTGAGTGGAGGGGTGGTTTTTGAAAGCAACCATCTCTTTGGAAAAATGCAAACAGTGGAAATGATGAGCCTGATAGGAGCTGGAGCAGCTAGCCTTGCGGCAGGAAGCCCAAGCATGTGCAACGGGGCAAACTTGGCTTTTGAAAAAAAGACTTTTTTCGAAGTGGGCGGCTATGCTGGCAACGAACACCTTGCCAGTGGGGACGATGAATTTTTGCTCCATAAAATCCACAAAAAACACCCCTACAACGTATTTTTCTTGAAAGACAAAGCTTCTGCCGTGAGTACCGCTCCCCTCAAAAGCCTTCAGGATTTTTTCCATCAACGCAAACGCTGGGCGGGAAAATGGTCACATTACACATCCCTTGCCCCAAAACTCCTCGCCATTTTTATTTTTACTTACCACTTTAGTTTCATCTTTCTTTTGGCAGCTCCCTTTTTTGGACTTTTATCATGGAATTTTAGCCTTTCGCTTATAGCGATAAAATTGGTGTTGGAATTTATTTACCTTGGCAGCCTATTACTTTTTTATGGCAAACAAAAACTCTCTCACTTGATATTCCCCTTGGGCATGATCTATTCCTTCTATGCCGTAATTGTCGGGATAAGTAGTAATTTTGGTGGTTATACTTGGAAAAAAAGGCGTTTTTAGCCTATTTCAACTAAATTTTGAAAAACAAAAGGCAATAGAAATGTCTGATATTGAATTTGATGTACTGGACGAACTTTATTTCGTCACTCCTTTTGAGAAACTGCTGGAAGAATTGACTGTAAAAGATGAAGAATTGAAAACATGCCTACTGGGTTTGTTGGAAAAAAAGTGGGTAAAATGTTTTAAATCAATGGATGAAGAAGCTCCAGAACATAAGCTAGATTTTGATAATAAATATAAAACCTATGCCTATTTGGCCACCAAAGAGGGCCTCCTCGCACATAACAGGCTGTGATCCTATTTTTTATAAGAATAAAACAACATTGCAGGCGTTTACTAGGAGCAAAAGCAATTAGTACTTTTTTAATTGCTCGAACAACTTCCAAAACAGGTACTTTCTGGAAGTTAAAGTAACAAGAAAGCAGTTCCGATCATCTATACTTTATATAGAATTAATGCCTGAAAACACTACATCGCACAAACCTTCTTACTACGTAAAAAAACGGCTATTTGGCAACAAACCCGCTATGTTGGGGTTGATTGTAATTATTTTAGCCCATTTGGTAGCAGGGTTGGGATA
It encodes:
- the feoB gene encoding ferrous iron transport protein B; this encodes MPLTKELDVVLVGNPNSGKTSLFNRLTGLNQQVGNFPGVTVDKKSGSCSLPNSAKAKITDLPGAYSLYPNSEDEKIVLQQLFQAEGDRLPDAVIYTADATNLERHFLLLTQVIDLGLPVILAINMLDVANKDGMLIDGEYIQQQLGIKVVRINARTGEGVGELKQELLEVKKSNTGFIDIEEIAGETISAVQDKFAYTTRYKALLAAHHGTTLKCFSEEEIGFLEQVSKKSGFNSIRAQVTETLNRFKKIQLIVAEAVKKSRGEEEHSLTDKVDSLLTHKVIGTVIFGALLFLVFQAIFAWASVPMDLIDEGTVALSEWVQNTLPDSMFTSLLVDGIIAGLGGIIIFVPQITILFLLISLLEEVGYMSRAVFLSDGLMRRFGLNGRSIIALISGAACAIPAVMSTRTISNYKERLITIMVTPLISCSARIPVYALLVAFVVPEDSSVWIFNSQGLVVMGLYALGTGSAIFAAWVMKQIVKTEESSFFVMELPAYKMPHWKNVFLTVFEKVKVFVFEAGKIIFVISIILWFAASFGPADSMEQAEAQAQIALEEGTVSQEDYSNVLASKKLEASYAGVFGKFIEPAIRPLGFDWKVGIALVTSFAAREVFVGTMATIYSVGSDEEEKPILDKMRSEVRPDGSKVYTRASALSLLVFYVFAMQCMSTLAIVKRETKSWKWPTIQLVYMTALAYFSSLIVFQLFS
- a CDS encoding FeoA family protein, producing MSRSAANLKIGESGIVSDFLEEGTAAKLIEMGLLPGSRLRLIRTAPLGSPLYIKLDNSSVALRKDEAAHILLT
- the mgrA gene encoding L-glyceraldehyde 3-phosphate reductase; its protein translation is MDYKALDSRYEQMSYRKCGKWGLRLPAVSLGLWHNFGGVDVFEDGRAMCRRAFDIGITHFDLANNYGPPAGSAEENFGKIMEQDLKPYRDEMIISTKAGYYMWPGPYGEWGSRKNLLASLDQSLKRMKLEYVDIFYHHRPDPDTPLEETMMALDHAVRQGKALYVGVSNYPAPLAAEASKILKELGTPCLIHQPKYSMFERWVEDGLLDTLEQEGIGCIPFSPLAQGLLTNKYLNGIPEGSRASKSWSFLKPEQVAPALGKVKKLNEIALERGQSLAQMALAWILKDPRVTSVLVGASSVQQLDNSVAALKNLQFDQEELDAIESILAG
- the dprA gene encoding DNA-processing protein DprA; protein product: MDSTKVYQVALGFLPGVGNVNSKQLVSYCGSAENVFKTPRKRLLQIPGVGEKLVDTILKKNVLNAAEEEVKRAERAGIKLLFYTDKNYPERMKRHMDTPQLLYFKGNSNLNAMKVVSVVGTRNSTNYGREIVERLMEELKAFEDILVVSGLAYGIDIIAHREALKNGLATVGVMANGIDKLYPSQHKATAQQMLENGGLLTENKFGTGPDAPLFPKRNRVIASMSDAVIVVEAAAKGGALITANIANSYGVDVFAYPGNVGNSFSEGCNSLLKRNLANVITGAEDLVYMLNWDVENTAPKKTEKSLDGLSEEEIAVMKLLRESEMQIDLLSFRSQVSLNRLASVLLKLEFDGFVKSLPGKKFKAVS
- a CDS encoding M14 family metallopeptidase is translated as MKFNWLDRLVFPLLAMIILVQCQPSESPQSASETDWETVFEKSKGLETVTYQQGIEYYKKLDEAFAEIKMLEMGETDSGEPLHLVLFSKDKSFDIGELKKAKKAFLLINNAIHPGETDGVDASMMLLRDVAQGKVLGEEMGNVVLAIIPFYNIGGALNRGNFSRANQIGPKEHGFRGNARNYDLNRDFIKNDTKNARSFAQLFHYVDPDFMIDTHVSNGADYQYTLTLISTQKEKLGGVLKDYQEEKLVPYLFDYMEENSSTITPYVNVHGGTPDNGFTQFPDWPRYSSGYVTLFNTIGFMSETHMLKPYPQRVEATYQLLKGLATVLARDRKEVIALRAATKEAVAKQKVFPVSWENDTSAFRMLQFKGYEGSMIESKIAPGQKRLFYDRSKPFTKEVKYFDTYKTAVEVTAPQAYIIPQGWHNVIGQLELNEVEMYQLESDSAIEVESYFIDEYKSYPRPYEGHFMHYNVKLRPEKQTITFRKGDYVVPVNQVNNRYIVETLEPEGVDSFFNWNYFDTILQQKEGYSSYVFEDIAFELLKTNKKMAEEFEKKKSEDSEFAASRRAQLNFIYQHSPFYEKEHMRYPVFRLL
- a CDS encoding FKBP-type peptidyl-prolyl cis-trans isomerase; this translates as MKHMKKVSFIFFSFLMVIASLANAQKKPSKKELIKQVAQMEALNTALQNSLDSIAALKNVYLDDEQHKISYSFGVSLASGMGEQGLLDSLDVDVMFKAFEDVQAGSPKITPADANAALEQYMMKVQMAKVEEMKAEGTKFLAENAKKEGVTTLPSGLQYIILEEGDGPMPAASDRVTTHYAGKLINGKEFDSSYKRGEPATFPVNGVISGWTEALQLMKTGSKWRLFIPSELGYGERGAGRDIPPYSVLIFEVELISIEGK
- a CDS encoding glycosyltransferase, giving the protein MVQTIEWLGYFIILIHTGYWLLVSSFIYFWYKIPSFQNTGEGNPIYFSVVIPVRDEAKNILKLLADLQVQTHLSFEVIIIDDRSEDDTFSLVSSFISKAHFPLRIETNQLRFPSPKKSAIVQGIELAKGQFIVTTDGDCRVQESWLAHLSEFIQQKQAKLVSGGVVFESNHLFGKMQTVEMMSLIGAGAASLAAGSPSMCNGANLAFEKKTFFEVGGYAGNEHLASGDDEFLLHKIHKKHPYNVFFLKDKASAVSTAPLKSLQDFFHQRKRWAGKWSHYTSLAPKLLAIFIFTYHFSFIFLLAAPFFGLLSWNFSLSLIAIKLVLEFIYLGSLLLFYGKQKLSHLIFPLGMIYSFYAVIVGISSNFGGYTWKKRRF
- a CDS encoding transporter — protein: MSDIEFDVLDELYFVTPFEKLLEELTVKDEELKTCLLGLLEKKWVKCFKSMDEEAPEHKLDFDNKYKTYAYLATKEGLLAHNRL